Proteins from a single region of Pyrus communis chromosome 6, drPyrComm1.1, whole genome shotgun sequence:
- the LOC137736354 gene encoding cyclin-J18, with protein MQREFAAAALPLRARLLHLLIESAQQLQLAPIVKYTALSLFAHRFYPRCLSRLEERANDVANWLLYPLRESNLQLFALVSLWISTKIHTSLHLSVKIFKSLGDSIIKEQHYTVRDYLEAEVVLMKEVNFEIGINNIAFAHFEELLLQFKGVAKVGELVNFEAGMDIMDLLYEKEETSMLYTNPRSLAASVLACLQNRILVLVNVANFGLLFSNFVSMLFCRLLHISSRYLNRCWNFLFFLGLSL; from the exons ATGCAGAGGGAGTTCGCTGCGGCGGCGCTGCCTCTGCGAGCGCGCCTCCTTCACTTGCTCATCGAATCTGCCCAA CAACTCCAACTCGCTCCGATAGTGAAATACACCGCACTGTCCCTCTTCGCTCATCGATTCTACCCTCGATGTTTATCCCG GTTGGAGGAACGGGCAAATGATGTGGCAAACTGGCTTTTGTATCCCTTGAGAGAAAGCAATTTGCAGCTGTTTGCGCTTGTTTCGCTGTGGATTTCAACGAAA ATACACACTTCTCTGCATTTGTCTGTGAAGATATTCAAGTCTTTGGGGGACAGCATCATCAAGGAGCAACACTACACCGTTCGAGATTACTTGGAAGCG GAGGTGGTTTTAATGAAG GAAGTGAATTTTGAGATTGGCATCAACAATATTGCTTTTGCACACTTCGAAGAGCTTCTGCTCCAATTTAA GGGGGTGGCAAAAGTTGGGGAACTTGTGAACTTTGAAGCAGGCATGGACATCATGGATCTTCTTTACGAAAAGGAGGAGACATCGATGCTCTACACCAATCCTCGCTCTCTCGCTGCATCAGTCTTGGCATGTTTACAAAACAGAATCTTAGTACTAGTAAATGTTGCTAACTTTGGTTTGTTGTTCTCTAATTTTGTTTCTATGTTGTTTTGCAGGTTGCTTCATATATCATCACGGTACCTAAACAGATGTTGGAATTTCCTGTTCTTCCTTGGG TTAAGTTTGTAA
- the LOC137737365 gene encoding uncharacterized protein isoform X2 yields the protein MNYISMGFSCEDDFDGREGEAPLLYETRENQHRSSRCMDVHNHDHHMQVEVDFEFWPVEHPLEPPDEDRPVKCPMPDSSVINGGGRKEKRLSESNSMRKRTEASSAPGAAYSNQGLMNPTVAAVATAPPVRAVRKRHHHTLTRGDHMISPLRRMPPLPSLPTQSITVFQMLQQFDKFDS from the exons ATGAACTACATCTCTATGGGATTTTCATGTGAGGATGATTTT GACGGAAGGGAAGGCGAAGCTCCACTTTTATATGAAACGAGGGAGAATCAACACAGAAGCAGCAGGTGCATGGATGTTCATAATCATGACCATCATATGCAGGTTGAAGTCGACTTCGAGTTTTGGCCGGTGGAACATCCTCTTGAGCCACCTGATGAGGATCGCCCTGTCAAATGCCCGATGCCCGACTCTTCTGTCATTAAT GGAGgagggaggaaggaaaaaaggcTTTCAGAGAGCAATAGCATGCGTAAGAGGACAGAAGCATCATCTGCGCCTGGAGCAGCTTATAGCAATCAAGGATTAATGAATCCGACGGTAGCGGCAGTGGCAACGGCACCTCCTGTTCGAGCAGTGCGTAAGAGGCACCACCACACACTCACCCGCGGCGACCATATGATATCACCTCTGAGAAGGATGCCACCTCTTCCTTCTCTCCCAACGCAGAGCATCACCGTCTTTCAAATGCTCCAGCAGTTCGACAAGTTCGACTCTTGA
- the LOC137737137 gene encoding protein BASIC PENTACYSTEINE2-like isoform X1, with the protein MLCFSLCICFVFIAILLFSISMASEGYPMVRFIAVHAVSLEGLNDVCLSADSVALMDDDALNMRNWGYYEPSFKGHLSLQLMSSMAERDTKPFVPGRDPTVMVSANGAYHPRDCVVSDAQLPMSYMRESWVNQRDKFLNMMPANPNYAAVLPETSGAHSLQILQPPEPSRDERVGRIEEPVVPKEVGTSKKRQGGGAPKAPKVKKPRKAKDNTNPSVPRVKPAKKSLDVVINGINMDISGIPIPICSCTGVPQQCYRWGCGGWQSACCTTNVSMYPLPMSTKRRGARIAGRKMSQGAFKKVLEKLAAEGYNFTNPIDLRYHWAKHGTNKFVTLR; encoded by the coding sequence ATGCTTTGTTTCTCCCTTTGtatctgttttgtttttattgctatccttttgttttcgatttctaTGGCCTCGGAGGGCTATCCGATGGTAAGATTTATTGCTGTTCATGCAGTTTCATTGGAGGGCCTAAACGATGTTTGTTTGTCTGCTGATTCTGTAGCTCTCATGGATGATGATGCATTGAACATGCGCAATTGGGGCTACTATGAGCCATCTTTTAAGGGTCATCTTAGCTTGCAGCTCATGTCAAGCATGGCAGAGCGCGACACTAAACCATTTGTCCCTGGGCGCGACCCTACAGTCATGGTTAGCGCCAATGGAGCCTATCACCCTCGGGATTGTGTTGTATCAGATGCTCAGCTTCCAATGAGCTATATGAGGGAGAGTTGGGTAAACCAGAGAGATAAGTTTCTCAATATGATGCCTGCCAATCCTAACTATGCTGCTGTTCTTCCAGAAACTTCAGGAGCCCATTCCTTGCAGATCTTACAGCCGCCGGAACCATCAAGGGATGAAAGGGTGGGTAGGATTGAAGAGCCAGTTGTCCCTAAGGAAGTTGGCACATCCAAGAAAAGACAGGGTGGGGGTGCACCAAAAGCCCCAAAAGTGAAAAAGCCCAGGAAGGCAAAGGATAATACCAATCCTTCAGTTCCTCGTGTGAAGCCAGCAAAGAAGAGTTTGGATGTTGTGATTAACGGGATTAATATGGATATCTCTGGTATTCCAATTCCCATCTGCTCATGCACTGGAGTTCCACAACAGTGTTATAGGTGGGGGTGTGGTGGTTGGCAATCTGCTTGTTGCACCACAAATGTATCTATGTATCCTCTGCCAATGAGTACTAAGCGACGCGGGGCACGAATAGCTGGAAGAAAAATGAGTCAGGGTGCTTTCAAGAAGGTGTTGGAGAAGCTTGCAGCTGAAGGTTATAATTTTACTAACCCAATTGATCTAAGGTATCATTGGGCAAAACATGGTACCAACAAGTTCGTCACTCTCAGGTAG
- the LOC137737364 gene encoding IAA-alanine resistance protein 1-like, with protein sequence MALCKKGFVLVAVALVVGRCSDLSFVSGFSASAAHERHTHHHGCSHAHDHGHGHSSGHSHSHSHSHGHQEDRLLATSKLPEELAEEEDMKLYGFEFHQHDHGHDHEHFGAPQLSVLGLWIHSLGCSLLVSMASLICLIILPVVFVQGKPSKAVVDSLALFGAGAMLGDAFLHQLPHAFGGGHSDSHDHHEGHSHSHLHKHSHSHSLEDLSVGLSVLVGIVLFLLVEKTVRYVEENSGGTNAWSHGHHHHHHKNSKKLKDDNDSHDDLLSESSNGNDGRKLKKSSDGEVTADDLNDSLIENTQQDSHIRKRNTRTGGSDDKQHIHATNDSTSEAKSTKGKTTQSPSNLVFGYLNLFSDGVHNFTDGMALGSAFLLHGSVGGWSRTLFLLAHEIPQEVGDFGILVRSGFSVSKALFFNFLSALVALLGTAVALILGQNAGQSSLIEGFTAGGFIYIAVAGVLAETNNNGGSSLKSTALQLTALILGMGVALCISLFE encoded by the exons ATGGCGCTTTGTAAGAAAGGTTTCGTCTTGGTTGCTGTTGCTTTGGTTGTTGGGCGCTGTTCGGATCtgagttttgtttctgggttctCTGCATCTGCCGCTCACGAGCGTCACACTCACCACCACGGCTGCAGCCATGCGCACGACCACGGTCACGGTCACAGCAGCGGCCACAGCCACAGCCACAGCCACAGCCACGGCCACCAAGAGGACAGATTGTTGGCGACATCGAAGCTTCCCGAGGAATtggcggaggaggaggacaTGAAGTTGTACGGATTTGAATTTCATCAGCACGATCACGGTCACGATCACGAGCATTTTGGTGCTCCGCAGCTCTCGGTTCTTG GTCTCTGGATTCATTCCTTGGGGTGCTCGCTTTTGGTGAGCATGGCCTCCCTCATTTGCCTGATTATCTTGCCAGTGGTATTTG TGCAGGGGAAGCCATCCAAGGCAGTTGTTGATTCGTTGGCTTTATTTGGG GCTGGAGCAATGTTGGGGgatgcttttcttcatcaatTACCACATGCTTTTG GAGGAGGGCACTCCGACTCGCATGACCACCATGAAGGccattcccattcccatttgcatAAGCATTCACATTCGCATTCTTTGGAAGATCTTTCAGTAGGATTATCTGTCCTGG TGGGAATTGTATTATTTCTTCTGGTAGAAAAGACAGTGAGGTATGTTGAGGAAAACTCTGGAGGAACTAATGCATGGAGTCAtggtcatcatcatcatcatcataagaACAGCAAGAAATTGAAGGATGATAATGATTCTCATGATGACTTGCTGTCAGAATCTTCTAATGGAAACGATGGAAGGAAACTGAAGAAGTCATCTGACGGAGAAGTTACAGCTGATGATTTAAATGATTCTTTGATCGAAAATACTCAACAGGACTCTCATATTCGTAAG AGAAACACTAGGACTGGTGGGAGCGATGATAAACAACATATACATGCTACAAATGATTCCACTTCTGAGGCCAAGTCCACAAAAGGGAAAACTACTCAATCACCCTCAAATCTTGTGTTCGGCTatctcaatctcttctcggATGGTGTT CACAATTTTACGGATGGGATGGCTTTAGGAAGTGCATTCCTGCTTCATGGATCTGTTGGTGGGTGGTCTAGAACTCTGTTCTTGCTCGCACATGAGATTCCTCAAGAG GTCGGTGATTTTGGTATTCTTGTAAGGTCTGGTTTCAGCGTATCTAAAGCTCTGTTCTTCAACTTTCTCTCAGCACTTGTGGCACTACTTGGAACCGCAGTG GCTCTCATTTTGGGACAGAATGCAGGACAGTCATCTTTGATTGAG GGTTTTACAGCTGGTGGATTTATATACATTGCTGTTGCTGGAGTGCTTGCTGAAACGAACAACAATGGCGGCTCATCATTGAAAAGCACGGCTTTACAGTTAACTGCATTGATACTTGGCATGGGAGTTGCCCTATGTATATCACTTTTTGAATGA
- the LOC137737137 gene encoding protein BASIC PENTACYSTEINE2-like isoform X2, translating into MDDDALNMRNWGYYEPSFKGHLSLQLMSSMAERDTKPFVPGRDPTVMVSANGAYHPRDCVVSDAQLPMSYMRESWVNQRDKFLNMMPANPNYAAVLPETSGAHSLQILQPPEPSRDERVGRIEEPVVPKEVGTSKKRQGGGAPKAPKVKKPRKAKDNTNPSVPRVKPAKKSLDVVINGINMDISGIPIPICSCTGVPQQCYRWGCGGWQSACCTTNVSMYPLPMSTKRRGARIAGRKMSQGAFKKVLEKLAAEGYNFTNPIDLRYHWAKHGTNKFVTLR; encoded by the coding sequence ATGGATGATGATGCATTGAACATGCGCAATTGGGGCTACTATGAGCCATCTTTTAAGGGTCATCTTAGCTTGCAGCTCATGTCAAGCATGGCAGAGCGCGACACTAAACCATTTGTCCCTGGGCGCGACCCTACAGTCATGGTTAGCGCCAATGGAGCCTATCACCCTCGGGATTGTGTTGTATCAGATGCTCAGCTTCCAATGAGCTATATGAGGGAGAGTTGGGTAAACCAGAGAGATAAGTTTCTCAATATGATGCCTGCCAATCCTAACTATGCTGCTGTTCTTCCAGAAACTTCAGGAGCCCATTCCTTGCAGATCTTACAGCCGCCGGAACCATCAAGGGATGAAAGGGTGGGTAGGATTGAAGAGCCAGTTGTCCCTAAGGAAGTTGGCACATCCAAGAAAAGACAGGGTGGGGGTGCACCAAAAGCCCCAAAAGTGAAAAAGCCCAGGAAGGCAAAGGATAATACCAATCCTTCAGTTCCTCGTGTGAAGCCAGCAAAGAAGAGTTTGGATGTTGTGATTAACGGGATTAATATGGATATCTCTGGTATTCCAATTCCCATCTGCTCATGCACTGGAGTTCCACAACAGTGTTATAGGTGGGGGTGTGGTGGTTGGCAATCTGCTTGTTGCACCACAAATGTATCTATGTATCCTCTGCCAATGAGTACTAAGCGACGCGGGGCACGAATAGCTGGAAGAAAAATGAGTCAGGGTGCTTTCAAGAAGGTGTTGGAGAAGCTTGCAGCTGAAGGTTATAATTTTACTAACCCAATTGATCTAAGGTATCATTGGGCAAAACATGGTACCAACAAGTTCGTCACTCTCAGGTAG
- the LOC137738437 gene encoding putative clathrin assembly protein At1g25240 produces the protein MKLWKKAAGLIKDRNSIWVATISRRTSFRNPDLEAIIIKATSHDEATVDYKNFHRVYQWVRTSPLYLKPLLYALSTRMEKTHSWVVALKGLMLMHGIFCCKILSVQKIGRLPFDLSNFCDKHSKPSKTWAYDAFVRAYFTYLDQRSAFLSTLVKKNNSKSDQEEPPLLEELGRLQKWQSLLDLLLEIKPEAISPHRTNNHTYNNNKVYLISEAMICLLTEIFDVYSRVCKAIAGALLRIYTAPGKQEAQMALGVVQKAGVQGEELSLYLEYCMDMGILSAADCPKVEQIPEEDIRDLERIINQASKRKESFVECDRMAAAQMEEDKAIVAMQKPTKKSKTIITDKWEVFEEDLISWVSADTSGFSDVSGYSYNTTSSSAIGVGGQGQYRNPFAPSSKNIIPYHHPVPTAYNHQVLPDLISF, from the coding sequence aTGAAACTGTGGAAAAAGGCTGCCGGGCTAATCAAAGACCGGAACAGCATCTGGGTGGCCACCATCTCACGGCGGACGTCGTTCCGCAACCCCGATTTGGAGGCCATCATCATCAAAGCCACCAGCCACGACGAGGCCACCGTCGATTACAAGAATTTCCACAGGGTGTACCAATGGGTCCGCACCTCTCCGCTCTACCTCAAGCCCCTCCTTTACGCGCTCTCCACGCGCATGGAGAAAACTCACTCTTGGGTCGTCGCTCTCAAAGGCCTAATGCTCATGCACGGCATTTTCTGCTGCAAAATCCTCTCCGTCCAAAAGATCGGCCGGCTGCCGTTCGACCTTTCCAACTTCTGCGACAAACATTCTAAGCCCAGCAAGACGTGGGCGTACGACGCGTTTGTCCGCGCTTATTTTACGTACTTGGATCAGAGATCCGCATTTTTGAGCACGTTGGTGAAGAAGAACAACAGCAAGTCCGACCAGGAGGAGCCGCCGCTGCTGGAGGAGCTCGGGCGACTGCAAAAGTGGCAGTCGTTGCTCGACTTGCTTCTCGAGATCAAGCCGGAAGCGATTAGTCCGCATCGCACTAATAATCACACATACAATAACAACAAGGTTTATCTTATTTCCGAAGCAATGATATGTTTGCTGACGGAGATCTTTGACGTGTACAGCAGAGTCTGCAAAGCGATTGCCGGCGCGCTGTTGAGGATTTACACGGCCCCAGGCAAGCAGGAGGCGCAGATGGCGCTCGGGGTGGTTCAGAAGGCGGGGGTTCAAGGGGAGGAGCTCTCATTGTACCTCGAATACTGCATGGATATGGGGATCCTCAGCGCGGCGGATTGTCCTAAAGTCGAACAGATCCCGGAAGAGGATATCAGAGACCTCGAACGGATAATCAACCAAGCGTCGAAAAGGAAGGAAAGCTTCGTGGAATGCGACCGGATGGCGGCGGCGCAGATGGAGGAGGACAAAGCGATCGTGGCCATGCAGAAACCGACGAAGAAATCCAAGACGATAATTACGGACAAATGGGAGGTGTTTGAAGAGGATTTGATCAGCTGGGTGAGCGCAGATACATCTGGATTTTCCGATGTGAGCGGATACAGCTACAATACTACGAGCAGTAGTGCTATCGGTGTCGGGGGACAAGGACAATATAGAAACCCTTTTGCGCCGTCGTCAAAAAATATAATACCGTATCATCATCCTGTACCTACTGCATATAACCACCAAGTTCTTCCAGATTTGATTAGTTTCTGA
- the LOC137737365 gene encoding uncharacterized protein isoform X1 — protein MNYISMGFSCEDDFDGREGEAPLLYETRENQHRSSRCMDVHNHDHHMQVEVDFEFWPVEHPLEPPDEDRPVKCPMPDSSVINIDFVSRKMHLQGGGRKEKRLSESNSMRKRTEASSAPGAAYSNQGLMNPTVAAVATAPPVRAVRKRHHHTLTRGDHMISPLRRMPPLPSLPTQSITVFQMLQQFDKFDS, from the exons ATGAACTACATCTCTATGGGATTTTCATGTGAGGATGATTTT GACGGAAGGGAAGGCGAAGCTCCACTTTTATATGAAACGAGGGAGAATCAACACAGAAGCAGCAGGTGCATGGATGTTCATAATCATGACCATCATATGCAGGTTGAAGTCGACTTCGAGTTTTGGCCGGTGGAACATCCTCTTGAGCCACCTGATGAGGATCGCCCTGTCAAATGCCCGATGCCCGACTCTTCTGTCATTAAT ATTGATTTTGTCTCACGTAAAATGCATTTACAGGGAGgagggaggaaggaaaaaaggcTTTCAGAGAGCAATAGCATGCGTAAGAGGACAGAAGCATCATCTGCGCCTGGAGCAGCTTATAGCAATCAAGGATTAATGAATCCGACGGTAGCGGCAGTGGCAACGGCACCTCCTGTTCGAGCAGTGCGTAAGAGGCACCACCACACACTCACCCGCGGCGACCATATGATATCACCTCTGAGAAGGATGCCACCTCTTCCTTCTCTCCCAACGCAGAGCATCACCGTCTTTCAAATGCTCCAGCAGTTCGACAAGTTCGACTCTTGA